Genomic window (Vicia villosa cultivar HV-30 ecotype Madison, WI unplaced genomic scaffold, Vvil1.0 ctg.002804F_1_1, whole genome shotgun sequence):
ACAGTACAATGTGGAACCACTTTTGGTAATTATGAACCACTTTTGGTTTGTGTATTCTGGTGTAATATTATGACCAATTATTAATGTAATGTTTTTACAGTATTGTGTTATATTGTTGTGATAATTCAGCTTAACTAAGGCATATTGTGATACATTCAACTGGTACAATAACAAGGAATTGGATACATTGAACTGGTACATGTTGTCTTATAATAACAAGGCATTGGATGCACTCAACTTAtacaataaaaaaacataattcaTTACATGAAAAAACATGGTACATTCAACTTGTACAATAACAAAGTATTATTCATTACATGAAAAACCACAGACCTATGAACACTATAACAAGCATCATAATCCAAAATTTTTCCAGTttgatcatcttgttgttcaactGCCTCATATTTTCATACATCTCTTTCCTTATTTCTTCACTTAACAGCTTTATTTTGTTAACATCCatctgcaattcttcaaatttCTTATCAAGCTTTTCCAACCTAGACATCAAATATTTGCCCTTAGTATCTTCACTCTCCTCATAAAACCATTCGAAGAAGCCACACCCAGGTTGCCCTTGTCCCTGTATTCACGGGTTCCTTTCTTCATCAGTTTGAATGACGAAAAAAATTCAAGGAAAATCTAAATTATAAACATACCTTATAATAAGGACATCCCCAGAAATGTTTCCCAAAACTCTTAGCTGTCGTCGCCCTTCTTAGAATTGCCTTATCTCCACAGTGGCAAACCGGTTTCCAATTCAAACTTTCATGACAGCTTTGTATCATAGATGAAGAATCACTGGAAgatttcatggagaaagatgaagaaaattcgTTCGTGACTAAACCCTAGCCCCCAATTTTGCAGAAATCGTTTCACAAAAATATGACCATGGAAGGCGATGAAGAAATATAAATATCCAACTCATCATGCCACGCAAGCTTAATTAAACGGCCGTTTACACAAAATAGACGGAAGGACTTACGTGCGTCGTTTTAAAAAGTTAAGGGATCTATTTgcacttttttaaaattaagggacGAAATTGGACCCCGAGCTAAAgataagggacgaaaaagggaatttaacctaaaaataattttatcacCCATAACTAATATTTGTTGAGAATTCTTCTCCCAATAAAATTTCAACCTacacaaaagtcagaaatcaagtTCATATCATTTTACTTTAAACTTTTACCACCAGAACTAATTAGTAATTACTAATTACACATTGACAAGTCAAAATAAACTTATAGTCAATACATAATTcaacaaattaattaatatatcaaataacCATTgtcatataaaaaacaaaaaacatatatatgGACAGGCTGTTTTTTTATCAACTATCACaattattatttcaaaaatatttaaaaaaattaataataatatttataacctTGCAACAATCAACCTAAAAATAATcgcaatatttaatttatataattttaatttattttaaacttttccTAACCTAACAAACAGAGCATAACATAAGAAGAATCTTGTTCTGACCTTGATATCCACCGCAtcttcaaacaacaaaaacaaaaaccaaaacaacCCAAAATTGAATCCTTCTAAAGTCCCCTTTTAACCAATTTACAAATCAAAagcaaaaatcaaaatcaactaTTGATTTCGCTACTATGGATTCAATTAAATTGATTCTgattctcttaatctctctaacactatcatcatcctcatcatcgacgtcatcatcatcatcatcatcgcatGCATTGATTCAACAGAACAAGCTAACAGCTTACGATCTTCTCGAGGAATACGGTTTCCCAATGGGTCTTCTTCCGAAAGGCGCGATTGGGTACACCTTGAACAGAGAAACAGGTCAATTTTCAGTGTATTTCGAGAAAACATGCAGTTTCACTATCGAAAGTTACACGCTTAGTTACAAGTCTACTATCTCGGGTGTGATTTCGAATAATAGGCTTTATAAACTCAAGGGTATTTCCGTCAAGATTGTGATTTTGTGGCTCAGTATTGTTGAGGTTTCTCGGAATGGAGGTGATATTGATTTTTCTGTGGGTATTACTTCGGCTAGTTTTGGGGCGGAGAATTTCCTTGAATGCCCTCAGTGTGGATGTGGATTCGATTGCGATACTAAGCTTCGTTTAAACGGTGACGTTTCTTcgatttaggttttttttaaatTGTAGTTGTATTGCATGATACAATTATTGAACTTTTTTTCTGTTGAAGATTTTAGATCTATCTTTTTTGtggtatgtttttttaaaaattgaaatcgAATAATATTAGGTGAATTTTATGAGGGTTTATTTTGTTTCCCCTAATGTGAATCATGACTATTTGATGATTTGCAACCTTTGAATCCAAACTAGGGTTTCTGGCATTATTCTATTGTTTTTTTGTCTTGAGtatatctttttttaattttctgtcTTTTTGGGTCATAAAGAAAGTATGATATAAGAAAATATCAATGATTGGTGATGTTAATAATATTATCATGAAACGGCTTAAATAAACACCATATGTGTGTTTGTTTATGAAAGTATATTCGTGGCATTTTATAAACCAAATGTTGAATGTGGGATGGAATGTGTAGTTTCGGGTGATTTTTTGTTGGCGGACAGATAGTTTGTCCTCAGCAATAAATTTTCTATCTAACTTTTGTTGTGATATTTATAGAACACATATCAATTTAAGGGATTGTGAATTTGATCATCAAGCAcgaatttaaattgcaattatttattatgtgatatgattggATTAAGTCATGTTGTCTGATCTGCAGATTAAGTTTGTTTATTAGGTAGAGCTTAGTTTAGATTTATAAGGATGGATGAGAGACATAGTGCTAGGTAGGTCCTAAAAATCATAACCAAAAAATGCATCTTGTAAAGTTACACATGAATTGTCCCTGCGGAGATATGTGATTGCAGgataattttatttgatatataattAGCAAACTTTTCATGTTTGGATGTATAATTACCCAAGTTTTCCTCGTTAGATCTAGCGCATTTAACAGATTGCATATGTATGTGTCCGTTATAATGTACCTGAAATCAGTGGCTTGGCAATACTATTCCTCTACCAGTCTTGTATTGCATCAAACCAAACagtcaaaaagaaagaaattcaGTGTGGATCATTCACACACCCCACCAGTTTAGTTTCAACTCACCAAGGAAAAAAGGGGTTTAAATTTTCAAATGAAACTGATCACACCAACATCAATTCCATGGTTGGCTATGAATTGGGCAGCACCCCCATATCATGAATTCAGGGTTGTGAATTGGGCAGCACCCGCTGCAAATTCAAAGTGCATCGATAATTGTAATGGTGAATAAGATTGCTATTGTTATGATATGTTGGATGTGCGGGTCCCTATTGCGTGTAACATCGTATGTAGTGGACCTCCATTTATTTATGGACAAGGGAAGGGGAAAGTATGAAAGATGGTGTAGCTGTCGTTGTTTTCCTTATTTTCATTGATTTTTAATGCATTAAACTCTGAAGGGAAATTGTTGAAGTAGGTTTTATATTGACTatgaaatagaaatatttatgtattggtgaataataaaaaaaatgtgtgaATATTTGTAATGCTAAATAAATGTCAACTATTACAAAAGTAGTGTGGGTAATTTGATTTTTGCTTAGTTTGGGAATGGTTCATGGTTGGAACTAGAAAAGAACTTCGAGAGAAAGATACTTGCAAAATATACCAGACTTGTGAAATACAATAATGGGGAGAGTATGCTACGTGTATGGTTGCAAGAAGCAATGTATGAAAAGATTTGCataattaatgaatgaatattCCAAAACTTAGGCAAGAATATATATAAAGGGGATCTTTTGGACTGGATAGTGCGGAGGAAGAAACAATTTCTCTTGCTTTCCCTACGAAGGCGTGGAAGTAGGGGAAGATCGACTCTTCATCCATTATAGGGGAGCAGTTTCCTTCTTTTTAGTTGTGTTTAAGTGACTTCTAAGGAGTAAGGAATATTGTGCATGTCACATGTTGTCTTCATGGATCAAACAAGAAACATGGGTCTGGGTCGGGCAATCTAGGGCATAGTCGGGCGACCTATGGTGACGCATGTCTGGTTCTCGCTTGGCTTTCGAGTTGTTTCTCTTCAGACCCCTTAGGATACTTCTTTTCAGGCCTAATAATTTTTTCCAATCCATAGTCCCTCGAGCACGAAGCCACATAGTGGTgaagtgattaactttgaaagAGAATCAGTCTTAGTGGCATCTCTAGTAATGAATCCTTCAAAAATTGTTAGGGACGAGTCCTTCAAGTGTTGCTTGAGAAGCACGTGCAACATTTAATGCTTATGCACATTAGCTTATTTCTCAAGTGTTGCTTGAGAAACACGCGCAACATTTAATGCTTATGCACATTAGCTTATTTCTCGTGAAGGCGCGATCATTATGAATCAATCATAATATGCATACGAACATATTCAAACGTAGATGCTTTCTCTTTCCAATTGTTGGCGCACATCTAAGTTAGGGTAATGATAGCCTATATGACATAAGTAGATTCCTTTTTAGTATTAGGGTTCTACCTTCTTCCTCGCACTATTTTCATACTCACTTGCTTCCCCAAGTACGAATGAGCATTTCCTCAAAATTATTCCCAAGCTGGATCGTGTCTCCACCCTTCCTCCTTGCAAACATGGGTATTAAGTTTTTCCCTTATCCTTTTCTTTTTCTGGAAATGACAATAATTAGGGATTTAGACAAGCGTTGCAACATAGTTGAACCTTCCACTAGTATAGAGCCCACGAAGATGTGGAAATATTGTATGAAAAACGCTAGGCGGCCCAATGGTAAATACTAATCTATTAACCTTTAGAATCTATCTTGTTGTACTAGTTTATGCAAGGTAAGATTTCTGTAGAAAAATTATTATTCGATCCTAAAATTGAAAGAATTGCACGCAAAAACCTTagtaaaaataggaaaaaagaaacaaagaaCCGAAGGGCTGAATCTAGAAGAGTCTTTTGTCTTAACACAACAAAGAACAACGGATGAAGTAGACAACAACACCAATAATAATGGAGACAACAATGGTGATACGCCgtgtgatccgctgtcgcgcgcggatcaaaaacgagtagttttgaataaaaccgtagaaagcgacaagtgactcgcgtatcgtatcacaaggattctcgttgattattaaccaaaggtaaatcgatttaggggggttggtttaggttcgaattatagaaaaaatgattatcaaaagcgattaatgaaataagttgttttgaaaaagtgattataaaattaagccaatctactgttttcggttccggcttatcatgggtttctaccttaccaattccctaagcggcttcgatctctattcgatttcaatatcaattgacaagcgcaaaagatattaaacagattggattcctattccgaattaagcaaacgggttaatacaatcgcgaattaagcaaacacgatatagaaacgcaatttaacgacgaagcgacgtaaacaacgattaacagttgggaatacaatcatacgaaattaatcaaaatattccacgaaataacagattaagcaaatgcaaattcatagaatataattgaaagagaaacgaaattgaattgataaaataaaaacctcaaagcttttggaattcgattacagtagatcgactctggatgtttagttctccattcaagcgtacagagcaaaagagtggaaacaaaattgtgaatagtaaaacgtgataaacagtaacacggctgctagacctattaggaatcagccaaaaaaacgtttatgacccaactgggtcgaatgacaaaaccaggcccactactaaacgacccaaaaactgaaaataaaatagtgctgcagcttcaaacgcaattctgggaaatataggttccaattctgactttgactccaacacaaaagtcgtagctctctttcttagctttccgtcgattattagaacgcctcaatcggactcctggaactccagatatgatcgtttccgtgcagactgttaaagctgaaaattaaatacgaaaatcaaataacaataaaaataaattaaaatataaaaacattataaaatacaaaaataagacaagcaaaccatggaaatgtataagtacaaccgtagaggaatgtgcatcaaaatgcactgatcaaattcccccacacttgaacttttgcactccgagcaaaatgaaaaacaaaacaaagaaagcagaaatacatcaacagttactcatcctaggctaccaatcttcttcgggtaagtttgcatcgacaggtactaatcttgcacactaaggacatcgtaagaacactaaccacagatatgcagacataagcctcctaaatacacaaaccaattcaaatcatattattataccatagcctaacttactcatcctttttgctctttttcattcaggcgcaatcacattaagcccgttatctccacacacttattgcaggacgaccggttagtgactctgatccttttgcacggggttccggtacttgcgtggcataaccctttgcttactcagacgTAGTTGCgcgggatcggaccgtaatcctccctaccaagttcagcaccagaaaccgctgaaccaactaacaaagagttttgaaaactttttttttttgaagattacacaaccgttgggttaagtgaccgggtgaggatcaccaaacttagaaggtgtattacctttttcttttctctttttttcttttcttttcggaacattcacttatattcatcggcttcctgcgtaaagtgtgtgagagatggtgccgactgctgaaataaactactcaagagctgtcagagaatgagaatttaaggctaaaacataataaaaaattcaaatcgatttccatatgcaggagacttacggtgttagaacgataccgatcttgtgaatttttcccacgtctccgcaaactcgactcaaatcagtctatagcctaaaactttcaagaagatgcattttttattggttgaaattaaaacaaaaacaaacaaaaaaattgaaagaaaacaaaacaaataaatgattttctcccccacacttaagacatacattgtcctcaatgaaagaacattaatataaaataagagtgagagaaaggaaagaacacacccgagtagtcaagggggataagtgatcacataagctgcctttcccaaagagaggtcttctatattctcttcttccaaagtggagctctcatggagtagctttcggtaatgctcatcgtccttaaaaagtggtttagctccttctccttttattccaggatcaaagaatgttcttctaaaagtaaaagtgtcaaatgggcacgtgaaggtgctctcatctttcacaacatcaaggaaccaaaggtggggctgcctcactactttttcttcatcttcaagtgagatcctatgcacacacatggacgaactaatatcataaatgtcatccaagatccatccaattcctttcttatgcttctttaaaacctgcaaaaacttactttcttgatcaaaataaagtttagaagaaattttaaCCGGaggtttttcattcatctctaaataatcATATCTAAGATTTTCAGGAAGTTGCTTCAGCTCGAGGAAAGGTGGTTTCTCAATGGAATGAGTGCTTGAGGTTTTCAGGATGTCGAGAGTATCAGCTGCATGAACAGCTTCATCGATAAGaacttcacctgtagtaaatATGTTACCCTGTAAGGcaacatcaatctcagcacatacaacacaaatgttagtgtcagtacaatcagaacatgagtaaacatcatcaaaatcagacagtgatggaaaatcatatgcaagcaaatcattacgagtatcatcaacattttcagaaagagactcaatttgaaaaatagagtgctcttccaagggttgttggtttgatccttgagcttgctgcatggcattcatcaaagtggaaagatgtccaatctgtgtttgcaaagtctgaagactagaatctatttgttgttgatactggagattattcaTAGCCATTTGCTTGACAAGGTCCTCTAGTGAAGGTCCGGAAGATGCAAAAGTGGTAACTTGGGGAGGGAAGAATCTTTCTAAGAACACTTTtttgagatcattccagcttGTAACAGAGTTTGGCTCAAGGCAGTATAACCAATCTTTTGCAGCACCTTGAAGTGAGAACGGGAAGACTCTCAGCTTGATATGGTCTTCTGTTATTCCTTTAGGTCTCAATAATGTAGAACAAACAATATGGAATTCCTTTAGATGCttatgtggatcctcacctgcaagaccactaaaccttggcaacaagtgtattaaaccagatttcaattcaaagggaacaacaacatcagcatGTTCAATATATAAACCATTAGAATTAACATCAAGCGTAGCTAGCTTCCTTAGTGTTCTTTGATCAaccatgttatcaaaatcaagttcagaatcaaaatcaagttaagaatcaaaatcaattaagcaatgcAGCAACAAATGCGAAACTGACAACAATGTCTTATAACagccataaacaaatagaatgaaggaacacgattaaaataagttcagaaaaatataaaaacacgaaatttaatctaattagataAAATACgaattttaggaatttttttggattttttcgaaacAGCAAAAACAGTAaaacattcattaaaaatagaaaaacgatgaatttggcgatttggagtcgaattcccttactcttctagagtaagggagtattgatcgcacaaTTTTTCTGCTCCCCGTAGGCAAAAATGTTTTACAATCGAACACAATTTTTCCAAAAACTGAAATTTTCGATTCTAAACGCGgattggccaaaaccgtgaggaaactacggcCTCAACTCATGAACACTAaatctaagactctaaaatcagttaataataacaagaatccccggcaacggcgccaatttgatccgctgtcgcgcgcggatcaaaaacgagtagttttgaataaaaccgtagaaagcgacaagtgactcgcgtatcgtatcacaaggattctcgttgattattaaccaaaggtaaatcgatttaggggggttggtttaggttcgaattatagaaaaaatgattatcaaaagcgattaatgaaataagttgttttgaaaaagtgattataaaattaagccaatctactgttttcggttccggcttatcatgggtttctaccttaccaattccctaagcggcttcgatctctattcgatttcaatatcaattgacaagcgcaaaagatattaaacagattggattcctattccgaattaagcaaacgggttaatacaatcgcgaattaagcaaacacgatatagaaacgcaatttaacgacgaagcgacgtaaacaacgattaacagttgggaatacaatcatacgaaattaatcaaaatattccacgaaataacagattaagcaaatgcaaattcatagaatataattgaaagagaaacgaaattgaattgataaaataaaaacctcaaagcttttggaattcgattacagtagatcgactctggatgtttagttctccattcaagcgtacagagcaaaagagtggaaacaaaattgtgaatagtaaaacgtgataaacagtaacacggctgctagacctattaggaatcagccaaaaaaacgtttatgacccaactgggtcgaatgacaaaaccaggcccactactaaacgacccaaaaactgaaaataaaatagtgctgcagcttcaaacgcaattctgggaaatataggttccaattctgactttgactccaacacaaaagtcgtagctctctttcttagctttccgtcgattattagaacgcctcaatcggactcctggaactccagatatgatcgtttccgtgcagactgttaaagctgaaaattaaatacgaaaatcaaataacaataaaaataaattaaaatataaaaacattataaaatacaaaaataagacaagcaaaccatggaaatgtataagtacaaccgtagaggaatgtgcatcaaaatgcactgatcagcgTGTCAACATAGTCTTAGACGTCTAGGTCACCACATTAGAAGAAAATGAATGTCCGACAAAGTGAAATAAAAACAAGATTATTACAAATTTTGTATGCTAATATTTTTGCAGATTTAGACCATAAAAACTCATAAACACACCTTACAAAATTCTACAAAATTGTTGAAGgctgagaaaaacacaagaaagggggatttgaattgagttttcaaaactttttcctttagaaacatTATTCGTACAAGATAACCAATAACAAATGCCATAAAGAGAAAGATGACTCATTTAATTATCCAGGTTTCCCTTAGAAAAGGTTAGTCTTGTCCAATCggcaaggtgattttgccttaaaaAGGGCCTT
Coding sequences:
- the LOC131639853 gene encoding uncharacterized protein LOC131639853, whose amino-acid sequence is MDSIKLILILLISLTLSSSSSSTSSSSSSSHALIQQNKLTAYDLLEEYGFPMGLLPKGAIGYTLNRETGQFSVYFEKTCSFTIESYTLSYKSTISGVISNNRLYKLKGISVKIVILWLSIVEVSRNGGDIDFSVGITSASFGAENFLECPQCGCGFDCDTKLRLNGDVSSI